CGTCGAGGACGCGCAGCAGGTCGTCGCCCAGGGTGGCGAGGTCGTAGCCGCCGTCGGGCTGGTCGCTGCGACCGTGGCCCCGCAGGTCGACGGTGGCGACGGGGTGGCCGGCGGCCGCCATCCGCTGCGCCACCCCCTCCCAGGTGCGGGCGTTGGACGCCAGCCCGTGCACCAGCACGAAGGGCAGGCCGGGCGCTCCGGGCGCCCACGACGTGCAGTGGAGCCCGACGCCGTCGGCGACGTCGACGCGCCGCGTGGCGGGTGGGGGAGGAGCGGGCTCGGTCGGCGGCACGGGGGCGCAGGTTACGGACGGCGAGGCCCCCGTAGACTCCGGCCGTGGCACGTGAGGGTGACGACCGCATCCTCACCGTCCCCAACGTGATCTCGATCGGGCGCCTGCTGTGCGTCCCCGGCTTCTTGTGGCTGCTGTTCGGGCAGGAGGACCGCTACGCCGCCGGCCTGCTGCTGGCTGCCCTCGGCATCACCGACTGCGCCGACGGCTGGATCGCCCGCCACTTCCACCAGGAGTCGCGGCTGGGCAGGATCCTCGACCCGACGGCCGACCGCATCCTGCTCGGCGTGGGCGTGGTCGCCCTGCTCATCGACGGGTCCATGCCCCGCTGGGTGGGCGCCCTGGCCGTGACCCGGGAGGTCGTCGTGGGCGTCACCGTCGTGGTGCTCGCCGCCATGGGGGCCAAGGACGTGATCGACGTCAAGCTGGCCGGCAAGGCCGGCACCCTGCTCCAGATGGTCGCCTTCCCGCTGTTCCTCGCCAGCAACCCCGACGGTGGGGCGCCCTGGCACGAGCTGGCCCGGCCCCTCGCCTGGCTCACCGTGATCCCCGGTCTGGTGCTCAGCTACTACGCGGCGGCCACGTACGTCCCGCCCGCCCGGGCGGCCCTGGAGCGGGCCCGGGCCGTCAAGAGCGCCCGGTAGGCGCCGGTAGCGGGGGAGGACCCCGGGTAGGGTGACCGCGTGAAAGCCGTCATCATGGCCGGCGGCGAGGGGACCCGCCTGCGGCCGCTCACCTCGAACCAGCCCAAGCCGATGCTCCCGCTGGCCAACCGGCCGATGATGGAGCACGTCATCCGCCTGCTCAAGGAGCACGGCCTCGACGACATCGTGGTGACGGTGGCGTTCATGCCGCACGCCATCCGCACCTACTTCGGCGACGGCAGCGAGTTCGGCGTCAAGCTGTCCTACGCCACCGAGGAGTCGCCCCTCGGGACGGCGGGCTCGGTGCGCAACGCCAAGGACGAGCTGGACGAGCCCTTCCTGGTCATCTCGGGGGACGTGCTCACCGACATCGACCTGTCGGCGATCATCGCCTTCCACGAGGAGCGGGGCGCCCTCGCCACCATCGGCCTGAAGGCCATGGAGAACCCGCTCGACTTCGGCATCGTCATCACCCGCGAGGACGGCACCATCGAGCGCTTCCTGGAGAAGCCCACCTGGGGCCAGGTGTTCAGCGACACGGTGAACACCGGCATCTACGTGCTCCAGCCCGAGATCTTCGACTTCGTCCCCGAGGGGAAGGTCGACTGGTCGGAGGAGGTCTTCCCGGCGCTGCTCGAGGCGGGCAAACCCCTGTTCGGCTACGTGGCCGAGGGCTACTGGGAGGACGTGGGGACGTTGGAGGCCTACCTCCAGGCCCACCACGACGTGCTCGACGGCAAGGTCGAGGTGGCCGTCCCCGGCTTCCGCCTGGGCGAGGGCGTGTGGCTCGGGGAGGGTGCCGAGGTCGACCCGGGCGCCAAGCTCGACGGGCCCGTCGTCATCGGCGACTACTGCAAGGTGGAGGAGGGCGCCCACCTGGCCGAGTACACCGTGCTGGGCTCGAACGTGCGGGTCGGCGCCCACGCCTACGTGGAGCGCAGCGTCATCCACGACAACGGCTACCTCGGCTCCCAGGTGCGGCTGCGGGGGACGCTGGTCGGGCGCTCCAGCGACCTCCGCCACGGCGTGCGCTGCGAGGAGGGCGTCGTCCTCGGCGAGGAGTGCCTGGTGGGCGAGCACGCCGTCGTCAACCCGGGGGTCAAGGTCTACCCGTACAAGACGGTGGAGTCCGGGGCGGTCGTCAACAGCTCGATCATCTGGGAGTCGCGCGGGGCGCGCCACCTGTTCGGGCGCCTCGGCGTGACGGGGCTGGCCAACGTCGACATCACCCCCGAGCTGGCCGTCCGGGTGGCCATGGCCTACGCCACCACCTTGAAGAAGGGCTGCACGGTCACCACCTCCCGCGACTCCAGCCGGGCGGCGCGGGCCCTCAAGCGGGCCGTCATGGTCGGGTTGACGGCGGCCGGCGTCAACGTCGAGGACCTGGAGGTCGCCACCGTCCCGGTCACCCGCTTCCACGTGCGGTCCATCCGCAGCGACGGCGGCGTCACCGTCCGGCTGGCACCGGGCGACCCCCAGTCGGTGCAGATCCGGTTCTTCGACACCGAGGGGATCGACATCCCCGAGACGGCCCAGCGCAAGATCGAGCGCCTCTACCACCGCGAGGAGTTCCGGCGGGCCATGGCGGCCGAGATGGGCGACATCGGGTTCCCGGCCCGCTACCTCGAGCACTACACCGACGTGATGATGTCGACCGTCGACACCGACGCCATCCGGGCGTTCGGCTTCAAGGTCGTCCTCGACTACGCCTACGGCTCGGCCAGCTTCGTCATGCCCAACGTCCTCGCCAAGCTGGGGGCCGAGGTCCTCACCGTGAACCCCTACGCCTCGACGTCGGGCGCCACCGCGTTCGACCGCGACGCCCACGCCCGCCGGGTCGCCGACCTGGTCCGGGCGTCGGGCGCCCACCTCGGCGCCGTGGTCCACCCCGACGGCGAGCGCATCACCCTCATCGACGACGCCGGCCAGGTGCTGGTCGACGACACGGCCCTGCTGGTGCTCCTCGAGCTCGTGCTCCAGACCACCGACGACGCCAGGGTGGCCCTGCCGGTGGCGGTGGGCAGGGGCGCCGAGGACCTCTGCCGGCGGTCGGGCGGCGAGATCGTGTGGACCAAGCTGTCGGCCTCACACCTCATGGAGGTGGCGTCCGGCGCCGACGTCCACTTCGGCGCCAGCCAGGACGGCGGGTACATCTTCCCCGCCTTCCTGCCCGCCTACGACGGCGTGGCCGCCCTCGTCAACCTGCTCTCCATGCTCGCCTCCACGGGCGTGCGCCTGTCGAAGGTCGTGGGGGAGTCCCCCCGGGTCCACATCGCCCACCAGACCGTCGCCACCCCGTGGGAGCAGAAGGGCATGGTGATGCGCACCATGGTCGAGCGCCAGAAGGACTCCGAGCTGGTGCTCATCGACGGCGTCAAGGTGGTCCTCGACGACGGGTGGGCGCTCGTCCTGCCGGATCCCGAGGAACCCCTCACCCACGTGTGGGCGGAGGGCGGCACGGCCGGCGAGGCGCGGTCACGGGCCCAGGACTTCGCGCGCCGAATCCGCCAATTGCTGCCCTGAGCCTCCGCCCTTCGGGCGAGAATAGGAGCGTGCGCCGGCCCACCCTGGTCCTGACTGCCGCGTCGGCGCTCCTCGGCTTCCTGCTGGTCACCGCCGTCTCGTCGGTCGGCCAGGCCCGCCGGGCGGACGCCCCCCGCAAGAAGGAGCTGATCGACCTCATCGAACAGCGCCGTGACCTGGTCGCCGAGCACGACCGGACGGTGTCCGCCCTGCGCGACGACGTGGACGCCGCCCGCCGTGAGGGCATCCGCCGCAACGAGCAGGACCGGGCCCAGGGCGAGGCGGTCGCCGACCTGGCGCTCCAGGCGGGGACGGTGGCGCTGCGGGGCCGCGGCCTGGAGGTCGAGCTCAGCGACTCTCCCCGGCGGTCCTCCGCCGACGGCGACGGCGACGCCTTCCGCATCCACGACACCGACCTCCAGCTGGTCGTCAACGCCCTGTTCGCGGCGGGCGCCGAGGCGGTGTCGGTCAACGACAGCCGGCTGGTGGCGACCACGCCCATCCGGGCGGCCGGCGACACCATCGTCGTGAACTTCCGCCCCCTGACCCCGCCGTACCGGGTCGCGGCCATCGGCGCCGACAAGCGGGCCTTCGAGGACAGCGAGATCGCCAGGCGCTTCCGGCGGTGGACGGGCCTGTTCGGGCTCGGGTTCCGCATCTCCCAGGGGGACGTCGAGGTGCCCGCCTACTCGGGGCGGGTCGCCATCGTGTCGGCCCGCACGCCGTAGATGCTCCCCCTGTTCGGGCTCGTGGTGGGCGCCCTCCTCGCCGTGCTGCTCCAGCCGACGGTGCCACAGGAGCTGTCCCGCTACGTCGCCATGGCCGTCGTCGCCGCCCTCGACGCCACCCTCGGCGGGGCCCGCTCGGCCCTGGAGCACACGTTCAACGACCGCATCTTCGTGATCTCGTTCGTCTCCAACGCCGCCATCGCCATGGTGCTCGTCTGGCTGGGCGACCAGCTGGCCGCCGACCTGTCCACTGCCGTCGTCGTCGTCCTCGGCATCCGCATCTTCCAGAACGCGGCGGCCATCCGCCGGCGCCTGGTCGGGGGATGATCCCGATCGCGCGCCCGCGCACCGGTTCTCGGGACGGATGCAGCCGCCGGGCGGCGCCTCGTGCCCCGAGAACGACGGGAACCCTCGGTTGAGCACGGCGGGGGACCTGGCCCGGATCGGTCGGCGGTTGACGCGCTCGCCGTGGCGGCCGGCGGGTCGGGCCACCGTCCGGCGCCGGCTGCGGGTCGGGCCGGTGCTCGTCGTGATCGCCACCGGCCTGGTGGGGTTCCTGCTCGTCAGCCAGCTGCGGACCACCGAGCGCTTCACGCAGCGACTCGAGCAGGAGAGCGAGGACGACCTGGCCCGCATCCTGGCCAGCCTCACCGGCGAGGCGGACGCCCTGCGGGACGAGATCAGCGACCTCAAGCTCCAGCTGGCCGACCTGCGGGCCACCAACCGGGAGGACGACTCGGCCGGGCGGGCGGCCGAGCAGCAGCTCCAGGCGCTCTCCGTGCTGGCCGGGACCGTGCCCGTCACCGGCCCCGGGCTCACGCTGCGGATCGAGGACCCGGAGGGCTCGGTCGGCTACGAAACCCTCATCGACGCCGTGCAGGAGCTTCGCGACGCCGGCGCCGAGGCGCTGGCCGTGAACGACCGCCGCATCGGGGTGGCGTCGGCGTTCTCCGAGCGCGACGGCCGCGTGGTCCTGGACGGCGCCCCGCTGTCCACGCCCTTCCGCATCGTCGCCATCGGGCAGCCGGCCACCCTGGACGGCGGCCTCAAGATCCCCGGCGGCGTCCTCGACACCCTCGAGGCCCTCCCGGGCGTGCGGTCCGAGGTGTCCCGCTCGGCCAGGCTCGACCTCCCGGCGCTCGCCCGGCCACCCGCGTTCCGGGTGGCGCGTCCGGTAGGGTCCGCACCCTGACCGGCCCCGTGCGGGGCATGGCCGTGCTGGAGGTCGCCCGTCGATGAACGTCCCCGCGGACCTGCGCTACACCCCCGACCACGAGTGGGCCCGCCTGGAGGACAGCGGGGTCCGGGTGGGGATCACCGACTACGCCCAGGAGGCGCTGGGCGACGTGGTGTTCGTGCAGCTGCCCGAGATCGGTGCCCGGGTCGTCGCCGGTGACACCTTCAGCGAGGTCGAGTCCACCAAGTCGGTGTCCGACATCTACGCCCCCGTGGCCGGCGAGGTGGTGGAGGTGAACGGTGGTCTGGCCGACGCACCCCAGAACATCAACGACGACCCTTACGGCGAGGGCTGGATCTGCCTGATCGAGCCCTCCGACCCGGCGGCCCTCGACGCGCTGCTGGACGCCGACGCCTACGGGGCGCTCATCTCCGGCGGAGCCGGATCGGAATAGCGTGGACGGCGTGTTCTGCAACCGGTGCGGCCACAAGAACCCCGCCGGCTCCAACTTCTGCTCGTCGTGCGGCGGCGTGCTGGCCGTGTCCGGCGAGGAGACCACCATCGTGTTCACCAACGAGGCGCCGGGGGAGACGGGCGACGACGAGATCGGCGTGAGCCTCGAGGGGCTGCCCGAGGGCGTCGGGCTCCTCGTCGTCAAGCGGGGGCCCAACGCCGGGTCGAGGTTCATGCTCGAGGCCGACGTGACCCGGGCGGGCCGTCATCCCGACAGCGAGATCTTCCTCGACGACATCACCGTCTCCCGCCGCCACGCCGAGTTCGTCCGCCAGGGCCCCGGCTACGTGGTCCGCGACGTCGGCAGCCTGAACGGCACCTACCTCAACCGCGAGCGCCTCGAGGAGGCGCCCCTCAACCACGGCGACGAGGTCCAGATCGGCAAGTTCAAGCTCGTGTTCCTCGCCTCCGGCGAGGGGTGACGGCGCGGTGGCGGAGCGGCCGTACCGGTCGATCGGCGAAGTCCTCTCGCTGCTCAAGGACGAGTTCCCCGACGTCACCATCTCGAAGATCCGCTTCCTGGAGAGCCAGGGGCTCCTCGACCCCGAGCGCACCGCCTCGGGCTACCGCAAATTCTACGAGCCCGACGTCGAGCGCCTGCGCTGGATCCTCCGCCAGCAGCGCGAGCACTTCCTGCCCCTGAAGGTGATCAAGGGCCGCCTGGGCGTGGGCACCGGCGGCGCCGAGGAGCCGGCCGATGGGCACGACGCCGACGACCCGGGCGACGCCGGCGACGCGGGCGACCCGAGGGGCGACGAGCGGCGCGCCGACGACCGGTCCGTGCACCCGAGCGGCCCCCGCCGGTCGGTGGTCGTGCCCGCCCCGGCGCCCTCGCCCCGGTCGGCCACCGCCGTCGAGGCGCCGCCCGACGCCCGCCCGCCGCCCGCTCCCGCTCCTCCACCGGCGCCGCCCGTCGCGGCAACCGAGCCGGCGCCGCCTCGGGTGCCGGCGCCCACCGCCGACCGCCCGCCGGCGGCCAGCGTGCTGTCGGCGGGGATGACCGGGGTGAGCCTCACCATCGAGGAGCTGGCCAACGCCACCGGGCTGCCCTACGAGCGGATCCGGGAGCTGGAGCGCTACGGCTTCATCACCGGCCGGCCCGTCGCCGGCACCGTGTACTACGACGAGGAGGCGCTCGTCGTCGCCAACCTGGCCGTGGGGTTCGCCCGGTTCGGCATCGAGGGCCGGCACCTGCGCATCTACAAGAACTCGGCGGAGCGGGAGGCCGGGCTGTTCGAGCAGATCGTCACGCCGCTGCTCAAGCAGCGCAATCCCGAGGCGCGCCGCCAGGCCCAGCAGGCCCTGGAGGACCTCACCCAGCTCGGCCAGAGCCTGCGGGCCGCCGTGCTGCGCCAGGCCGTGCGGCGCCTCTCGGGCGGGTGAGCCCGGCCCGGGTCCTCATCACCACCGACGAGCTGCGGGCCGGCGTGGAGCGCCTGGCCGCCGAGCTGTCCGACGCCTACGAGGACGGCGTCCTCCTGGTGGCGGTGCTGAAGGGGAGCGTCCCGTTCCTGTCCGACCTGGTGCGCGCCCTCACCATCGTCCCCGAGGTCGACTTCCTCGCCATCTCGTCGTACGCGCCGGACACCGGGCGGGTGCGCCTGGTGAAGGACCTGGAGGCCGACATCGCCGGGCGGGACGTGGTGCTGGTCGAGGACATCGTCGACACCGGCCTCACGCTGACCTACGTGCTGGGCGAGCTGGCCCGGCGGGGGCCCCGCTCGCTGGAGGTGTGCGCCCTGCTGGACAAGGCCACCCGGCGCATCGTGCCGACCCCCGTGCGCTTCGTCGGCTTCACCGTCGGCGACGACTTCGTGGTGGGCTACGGCCTCGACTTCGCCGAGCGCTACCGCAACCTCGACCTGGTCGCGGCGGGCGATCTGGCGGCCCTGCGCAGCGACCCCGATGCACACGTGGACCAGTTCTACGCACGGTAGGGTGGTTTTCATGGTGGAGATGCATCTCGCCGCGGTGAGGGTGGAGCTCCCCACCAACAATCCGGTGGTGCTCCTCCAGGAGACCGAAGGGGCCCGGCGGACGCTGCCCATCTTCATCGGGGCGCCCGAGGCGACCGCCATCGCCTTCGCCCTCCAGGGCGTCGTCCCCCCCCGGCCGATGACGCACGACCTGATGCGCGACATCCTGGTCGCGGTGGGCGCCACCCTCGAGCGCGTCGTCGTCACCGAGCTGCGCATGGGCGACGACGGCCGCAGCGGCACGTACTACGCCGAGCTCCACCTCAAGCAGGGCGACGAGACCCGGATCGTCTCCAGCCGGCCGTCCGACGCCATCGCCCTGGCCGCCCGCACGGGCACGCCCATCTTCGCCGAGGAGGAGCTGCTCGACGAGGCCGGCATCGTCATCGACTCCGAGGAGGAGGACGAGACGCCGCCCGACGAGCTCGTCACCCAGTTCCGCCAGTTCATCGAGGGCATCCGCCCCGAGGACTTCAGCTCCTAGCCGCTTCGACCTGCATTCGTTCGCTTCGCTCGGTCGTTGACGGCGGGAGGCGGTGGTCGTACCGTTACCCCTACACGGGTGTAATTTCGACACTGTGACGTCGCGTCGGCTCCGGCCGGCACTGGAGGGCGCTTCCCCATGCCTGAAGAGGGATTCCGAGGACCCCAGGTCTGCAAGATCGCGGGGATCACCTACCGCCAGCTGGACTACTGGGCGCGCACCGACCTGTTGCGACCGTCCATCAGCGACGCCCGGGGCAGCGGCACCCAGCGGGTGTACTCCTACCGGGACCTGCTCGAGCTCAAGGTCATCAAGCGCCTCCTGGACGCCGGCGTCTCGCTCCAGTCGGCCCGGCGCGCCCTCGGCCTGCTCCGCAGCTCCGGGAGCGACGTCGCCGCCGCCAACCTGGTGCTCAACGGCGCGCACTCGGTGCTGGCCACGTCGGGCGAGGAGATCATCGACCTGCTCAAGGGTGGCCAGGGAGTCCTCAACATCGTCCCCCTGGCCGGCGTGGTCCAGGAGCTGGACGCCGCCATCACCGAGCTCACGCCGCCCGTTCCCGAGGTGCGGGCGGGCGGCGAGGGCAGCGGGCTGCCGCAGGCCGGCACCGGGGGATAGCGAGCTGGACCGGTCGCCGCTGCCGCACGAGCGGATCCGCTTCGCCCACAACTCGGAGCGTCAGTTCGCCAAGCTCCTCGACTTCTACGGGATCGTCTGGGAGTACGAGCCGACCGAGTTCATCCTGGCCCGCGACCGGGCGGGCAGGCCGGTGCAGGCGTTCCGGCCCGACTTCTACCTGCCCGCCTACGACCTGTTCATCGAGATCACCACGCTCAACCAGAAGCTGGTGACCAAGAAGAACGCCAAGGTGCGCCGTCTCCGGGAGCTGCACCCGGAGGTGAAGGTGAAGATCTTCTACCAGCGGGACTACCTGAACCTGCTGGTCAAGTACGGCCTGGAGGAGCCCACCCAGCTGGCCGACGCCGGCCTCGACGACCGCGAGCCGCGGCCCTTGGACTTCGCCGTCGGGGACTGAGGACGGGCGCCGGGGCCACCTAGTGTGGCTCCGTGACCGACGTGCTGCGCCGCTCGCCGCTCGACGCCGCCCACCGCCAGCTGGGCGCCCGGATGGTGGAGTTCGGCGGGTGGGGGATGCCCTTGTCGTACCCGTCG
This genomic stretch from Acidimicrobiales bacterium harbors:
- a CDS encoding CDP-alcohol phosphatidyltransferase family protein; translated protein: MAREGDDRILTVPNVISIGRLLCVPGFLWLLFGQEDRYAAGLLLAALGITDCADGWIARHFHQESRLGRILDPTADRILLGVGVVALLIDGSMPRWVGALAVTREVVVGVTVVVLAAMGAKDVIDVKLAGKAGTLLQMVAFPLFLASNPDGGAPWHELARPLAWLTVIPGLVLSYYAAATYVPPARAALERARAVKSAR
- the hpt gene encoding hypoxanthine phosphoribosyltransferase, producing the protein MSPARVLITTDELRAGVERLAAELSDAYEDGVLLVAVLKGSVPFLSDLVRALTIVPEVDFLAISSYAPDTGRVRLVKDLEADIAGRDVVLVEDIVDTGLTLTYVLGELARRGPRSLEVCALLDKATRRIVPTPVRFVGFTVGDDFVVGYGLDFAERYRNLDLVAAGDLAALRSDPDAHVDQFYAR
- a CDS encoding MerR family transcriptional regulator, whose amino-acid sequence is MAERPYRSIGEVLSLLKDEFPDVTISKIRFLESQGLLDPERTASGYRKFYEPDVERLRWILRQQREHFLPLKVIKGRLGVGTGGAEEPADGHDADDPGDAGDAGDPRGDERRADDRSVHPSGPRRSVVVPAPAPSPRSATAVEAPPDARPPPAPAPPPAPPVAATEPAPPRVPAPTADRPPAASVLSAGMTGVSLTIEELANATGLPYERIRELERYGFITGRPVAGTVYYDEEALVVANLAVGFARFGIEGRHLRIYKNSAEREAGLFEQIVTPLLKQRNPEARRQAQQALEDLTQLGQSLRAAVLRQAVRRLSGG
- a CDS encoding sugar phosphate nucleotidyltransferase, with the translated sequence MKAVIMAGGEGTRLRPLTSNQPKPMLPLANRPMMEHVIRLLKEHGLDDIVVTVAFMPHAIRTYFGDGSEFGVKLSYATEESPLGTAGSVRNAKDELDEPFLVISGDVLTDIDLSAIIAFHEERGALATIGLKAMENPLDFGIVITREDGTIERFLEKPTWGQVFSDTVNTGIYVLQPEIFDFVPEGKVDWSEEVFPALLEAGKPLFGYVAEGYWEDVGTLEAYLQAHHDVLDGKVEVAVPGFRLGEGVWLGEGAEVDPGAKLDGPVVIGDYCKVEEGAHLAEYTVLGSNVRVGAHAYVERSVIHDNGYLGSQVRLRGTLVGRSSDLRHGVRCEEGVVLGEECLVGEHAVVNPGVKVYPYKTVESGAVVNSSIIWESRGARHLFGRLGVTGLANVDITPELAVRVAMAYATTLKKGCTVTTSRDSSRAARALKRAVMVGLTAAGVNVEDLEVATVPVTRFHVRSIRSDGGVTVRLAPGDPQSVQIRFFDTEGIDIPETAQRKIERLYHREEFRRAMAAEMGDIGFPARYLEHYTDVMMSTVDTDAIRAFGFKVVLDYAYGSASFVMPNVLAKLGAEVLTVNPYASTSGATAFDRDAHARRVADLVRASGAHLGAVVHPDGERITLIDDAGQVLVDDTALLVLLELVLQTTDDARVALPVAVGRGAEDLCRRSGGEIVWTKLSASHLMEVASGADVHFGASQDGGYIFPAFLPAYDGVAALVNLLSMLASTGVRLSKVVGESPRVHIAHQTVATPWEQKGMVMRTMVERQKDSELVLIDGVKVVLDDGWALVLPDPEEPLTHVWAEGGTAGEARSRAQDFARRIRQLLP
- a CDS encoding MerR family transcriptional regulator, coding for MPEEGFRGPQVCKIAGITYRQLDYWARTDLLRPSISDARGSGTQRVYSYRDLLELKVIKRLLDAGVSLQSARRALGLLRSSGSDVAAANLVLNGAHSVLATSGEEIIDLLKGGQGVLNIVPLAGVVQELDAAITELTPPVPEVRAGGEGSGLPQAGTGG
- a CDS encoding DUF881 domain-containing protein gives rise to the protein MSTAGDLARIGRRLTRSPWRPAGRATVRRRLRVGPVLVVIATGLVGFLLVSQLRTTERFTQRLEQESEDDLARILASLTGEADALRDEISDLKLQLADLRATNREDDSAGRAAEQQLQALSVLAGTVPVTGPGLTLRIEDPEGSVGYETLIDAVQELRDAGAEALAVNDRRIGVASAFSERDGRVVLDGAPLSTPFRIVAIGQPATLDGGLKIPGGVLDTLEALPGVRSEVSRSARLDLPALARPPAFRVARPVGSAP
- a CDS encoding bifunctional nuclease family protein, with protein sequence MVEMHLAAVRVELPTNNPVVLLQETEGARRTLPIFIGAPEATAIAFALQGVVPPRPMTHDLMRDILVAVGATLERVVVTELRMGDDGRSGTYYAELHLKQGDETRIVSSRPSDAIALAARTGTPIFAEEELLDEAGIVIDSEEEDETPPDELVTQFRQFIEGIRPEDFSS
- a CDS encoding small basic family protein — encoded protein: MLPLFGLVVGALLAVLLQPTVPQELSRYVAMAVVAALDATLGGARSALEHTFNDRIFVISFVSNAAIAMVLVWLGDQLAADLSTAVVVVLGIRIFQNAAAIRRRLVGG
- the gcvH gene encoding glycine cleavage system protein GcvH; protein product: MNVPADLRYTPDHEWARLEDSGVRVGITDYAQEALGDVVFVQLPEIGARVVAGDTFSEVESTKSVSDIYAPVAGEVVEVNGGLADAPQNINDDPYGEGWICLIEPSDPAALDALLDADAYGALISGGAGSE
- a CDS encoding FHA domain-containing protein gives rise to the protein MFCNRCGHKNPAGSNFCSSCGGVLAVSGEETTIVFTNEAPGETGDDEIGVSLEGLPEGVGLLVVKRGPNAGSRFMLEADVTRAGRHPDSEIFLDDITVSRRHAEFVRQGPGYVVRDVGSLNGTYLNRERLEEAPLNHGDEVQIGKFKLVFLASGEG
- a CDS encoding DUF881 domain-containing protein, whose translation is MRRPTLVLTAASALLGFLLVTAVSSVGQARRADAPRKKELIDLIEQRRDLVAEHDRTVSALRDDVDAARREGIRRNEQDRAQGEAVADLALQAGTVALRGRGLEVELSDSPRRSSADGDGDAFRIHDTDLQLVVNALFAAGAEAVSVNDSRLVATTPIRAAGDTIVVNFRPLTPPYRVAAIGADKRAFEDSEIARRFRRWTGLFGLGFRISQGDVEVPAYSGRVAIVSARTP